From Salvia splendens isolate huo1 chromosome 3, SspV2, whole genome shotgun sequence, a single genomic window includes:
- the LOC121794627 gene encoding cell number regulator 8-like, which translates to MANSDESNPLLPNQEEIEMANEKKYGVPVGKNVGAPLPAAIPVGWTTDGLPVSESMMERTHWDSGLFSCLGRNDQFCSSDLEVCILGSVAPCVLYGSNVERLGSSPATFANHCLPYTGLYLMGNTIFGWNCLAPWFSYSIRTAICGKFNLEGSSEALARSRGCCGSLVEDEVRREQCETACDFATHVFCHPCALCQEGREIRRRLPHPGFNAQPVLVMIPPGEQTIGRRV; encoded by the exons ATGGCGAATTCCGATGAATCCAATCCGCTTTTACCGAATCAAGAAGAAATTGAGATGGCAAATGAGAAGAAATACGGCGTCCCCGTCGGCAAGAATGTCGGAGCTCCGCTCCCTGCAGCGATCCCGGTGGGATGGACGACCGACGGTCTACCCGTGTCTGAATCCATGATGGAGAGGACCCACTGGGATTCTggtctcttctcttgccttggGAGGAACGACCAATTCTGCAGTAGCGATCTTGAAGTTTGT ATATTGGGTAGtgtggctccttgtgtgctcTACGGAAGCAATGTAGAGCGGCTTGGATCATCTCCTGCTACATTTGCTAATCACTGCTTGCCTTACACTGGCCTGTATCTAATGGGGAATACGATTTTCGGCTGGAACTGTCTTGCCCCTTGGTTCTCCTATTCCATCCGTACAGCCATTTGCGGCAAGTTTAATCTAGAG GGAAGCAGTGAGGCACTTGCAAGATCACGTGGGTGCTGTGGAAGCTTAGTAGAGGATGAAGTTCGACGAGAGCAATGTGAGACGGCCTGCGACTTTGCTACTCATGTCTTTTGCCATCCATGCGCTCTTTGCCAGGAGGGGCGTGAGATCCGTCGTAGGCTTCCACATCCCGGCTTCAATGCCCAACCCGTCCTAGTCATGATTCCCCCCGGGGAACAGACCATTGGCCGTCGAGTATAA